The Cottoperca gobio chromosome 6, fCotGob3.1, whole genome shotgun sequence genome has a segment encoding these proteins:
- the olfm4l2 gene encoding olfactomedin produces the protein MLLLLLLLLSSGDGKAQHVSGQKKNGSCVCEVNSNMWSFPAVNYNAMLQQVQSCEGSLNSLQEKLELSNQRLPQIQAVIKNVTERLEPHQYLNNQGLYTDLSFHLLSQELSQLETDIGAIHSQLNNGQTQKLSKEVGKLHTDVDKMHISKTINMKTVKEKLRYLKNGVESCKSIPKDFRGQGRFCFKGLISNISDPVMTKVSPKGKTYISGSWGKQAQMDSEGQKSSYWVQPLLNSHIWGNTLHIYQTYEDFMASANHKDFTIAPSFTHANTIEGPSAVLYGEALYYHCYRSIDVCRYDLNSNTVKRVTLPGTGVGFSNKFPYCYYDCRVNSDVDVEADEMGLWALYATVGNHGNLVVSQLVWDNEAETLNVSQTWETRMFKKSVSNAFMVCGVLYATRYVDEYHEEVFYAFDTATGKEDNSLAVPLEKVAKGVASLSYNPTNRQIYMYNDGYLLAYQALF, from the exons atgctgctgctgctcctactGCTGCTGTCATCA GGTGATGGCAAGGCTCAGCATGTGTCTGGCCAGAAGAAGAATGGCTCATGTGTTTGTGAGGTGAACTCCAACATGTGGTCGTTCCCTGCTGTGAATTACAACGCCATGCTGCAGCAGGTTCAGTCCTGTGAAGGATCTTTGAACAGCCTGCAGGAAAAG TTGGAGTTGTCCAACCAGCGTCTTCCTCAGATCCAGGCTGTGATTAAGAATGTTACGGAACGACTGGAGCCCCACCAGTACCTGAACAACCAGGGCCTGTACACAGACTTGTCCTTTCACCTGCTGAGCCAGGAGCTCAGCCAGCTGGAGACAGACATCGGTGCCATCCACAGCCAGTTAAACAACGGCCAAACACAGAAACTCTCCAAAGAG gtggGTAAACTGCATACAGATGTTGACAAGATGcacatttccaaaacaattAACATGAAGACTGTCAAAGAGAAGCTGCGCTACCTGAAGAACGGAGTGGAGTCCTGCAAGTCCATCCCCAAAGACTTCAGAG gCCAGGGCAGATTCTGCTTCAAGGGCCTGATCTCCAACATCAGCGATCCTGTCATGACTAAAGTCAGTCCCAAAGGTAAAACCTACATCTCCGGTTCATGGGGCAAACAGGCCCAGATGGACAGTGAGGGGCAGAAGAGCAGCTACTGGGTTCAGCCTCTGCTCAACAGCCACATCTGGGGCAACACCCTCCACATATACCAAACCTATGAAGACTTCATGGCATCCGCCAACCACAAGGACTTTACCATAGCTCCATCCTTCACTCATGCCAACACCATTGAGGGTCCCAGTGCTGTTCTGTATGGTGAAGCGCTGTACTATCACTGCTACCGATCTATAGATGTCTGCCGCTACGACCTGAACAGCAACACCGTCAAGCGGGTGACACTTCCAGGCACTGGCGTGGGTTTCAGCAACAAGTTCCCGTATTGTTACTATGACTGCCGTGTCAATAGTGATGTGGACGTGGAGGCAGATGAGATGGGACTATGGGCCCTGTATGCCACCGTTGGTAATCATGGTAATCTTGTTGTGAGCCAGCTAGTCTGGGACAATGAGGCTGAGACACTCAATGTCTCTCAGACGTGGGAGACGAGGATGTTCAAGAAATCAGTGAGCAATGCTTTCATGGTGTGCGGTGTGCTTTACGCCACTCGCTATGTGGACGAATACCACGAGGAGGTGTTCTACGCATTCGACACGGCCACAGGCAAAGAAGACAACTCACTAGCAGTGCCACTGGAAAAGGTAGCTAAAGGAGTGGCCAGCCTGAGCTATAACCCCACCAACAGGCAGATCTACATGTACAACGATGGATATCTGTTGGCTTACCAGGCCCTCTTCTGA